A single Cannabis sativa cultivar Pink pepper isolate KNU-18-1 chromosome 7, ASM2916894v1, whole genome shotgun sequence DNA region contains:
- the LOC115696624 gene encoding uncharacterized protein LOC115696624, translated as MFHLSCYYGSPYITDKNNSWTLLSRLFDVSPLAPWIIVGDFNDYLGHNDRNSHCLPPPHAMHRFQNFLYKYSLSPLPFSGSRFTWKHGTSLERLDWAIVDHKWNTLFPTASLHHLPFFFGSDHRAIKVVFDGNPMIFRHDSHFCIENHWFLELDFFDLVKIGWTLKVTPDTIKFPLQANWLKAGDKNTKYFHSRASTRKRNNFIKSLTLNDNSSVSRLQDITNSFVHFYSNLFTSQGTDYDSIALILQGINKTITPDQHAFLDSQFDLAEVKRALFQLVGDKAPRPDGLNYGFYQKHWDIVGIDLCNAALHVLNTNADIAPLNETILVLIPKVNNACRIKDFWAISLCSTIYKVVFKAIANRLKSILPDLISHNKGVFLSDHIIFNNIIIANEVIHAITNRKTEKVGWAALKLDMEKAFDKVEWDFIRHVLHHFSFPSHLISLTLRCLSSVSFCLHINNSLSPQIFPSRGIRQGDPLSPIFCFWSAPPISHLLFVDDSLLFTRVTSLILLVVISKTFYSFIIRLWVNRSTSKNPPSFSLPILTLVSFNVFHAPKNHLSFFSFKKPAPNYLCGTKTFSLKLTYVKLLVGFNW; from the exons atgtttCATTTGTCTTGCTATTATGGTTCTCCTTATATTactgataaaaataattcttgGACTCTTTTATCTCGTCTCTTTGATGTTTCCCCTTTGGCACCGTGGATTATCGTTGGAGACTTTAACGATTATCTTGGCCATAATGACCGTAACAGCCATTGTTTGCCTCCCCCTCATGCCATGCATCGTTTCCAGAACTTTCTGTACAAATACTCTCTTTCTCCTTTACCTTTCTCTGGCAGTCGTTTCACTTGGAAACATGGCACTTCCTTAGAGCGATTGGATTGGGCCATTGTTGACCACAAGTGGAACACTCTTTTCCCCACTGCTTCCCTTCACCaccttccttttttttttggctcgGATCATAGGGCTATTAAAGTTGTCTTTGATGGCAATCCTATGATCTTCAGGCATGACTCCCATTTTTGTATTGAAAACCACTGGTTTCTTGAACTTGATTTTTTCGACCTTGTTAAGATTGGTTGGACCCTTAAGGTCACTCCAGATACCATAAAGTTCCCTCTTCA GGCTAATTGGCTTAAAGCGGgtgataaaaatacaaaatatttccATAGCCGGGCTTCTACTAGAAAACGCAATAACTTCATCAAGTCCCTTACTTTAAACGACAATTCAAGTGTCTCCAGGCTTCAGGATATTACCAACTCTTTTGTTCATTTTTACTCTAATCTTTTCACTTCCCAAGGTACGGATTATGATTCCATAGCCCTGATCCTTCAGGGGATTAACAAAACCATCACCCCTGATCAACATGCTTTCCTAGACAGTCAATTTGATCTTGCTGAAGTCAAAAGGGCTCTCTTCCAGCTTGTTGGGGACAAAGCTCCTAGACCTGATGGTTTGAATTATGGTTTCTATCAGAAACATTGGGACATAGTTGGCATTGATCTCTGTAATGCTGCCCTTCATGTTCTCAACACCAATGCTGACATTGCTCCTCTTAATGAGACGATCCTTGTCCTTATTCCCAAGGTCAATAATGCTTGTCGTATCAAGGATTTCTGGGCTATCAGTCTTTGCTCCACTATTTATAAGGTCGTGTTTAAGGCTATTGCTAACCGTCTCAAATCTATCCTCCCTGATCTTATATCGCATAATAAAGGTGTTTTCCTTAGCGatcatataatttttaataacatTATTATCGCTAATGAAGTCATCCATGCTATCACTAATCGTAAAACTGAGAAAGTGGGCTGGGCTGCTCTTAAACTTGATATGGAAAAGGCCTTTGACAAAGTGGAATGGGATTTCATCCGCCACGTCCTTCATCATTTCAGTTTTCCTTCCCATCTCATTTCGCTCACTCTGCGGTGTCTTTCTTCAGTTTCTTTTTGTCTCCATATCAATAATAGTCTATCTCCCCAAATTTTCCCTTCTCGTGGAATTAGACAGGGTGACCCTCTCTCCCCTATCTTTTGCTTCTG GTCTGCCCCTCCCATATCCCATCTTCTGTTTGTTGATGACAGCCTGCTTTTCACTAGAGTTACGTCTCTGATTCTTCTTGTAGTGATATCAAAGACATTCTACTCATTTATCATAAGGCTATGGGTCAATCGGTCAACCTCCAAAAATCCTCCATCCTTTTCTCTCCCAATACTAACTCTG GTGTCCTTCAATGTTTTTCACGCTCCAAAAAATCATCTTTCCTTTTTCTCCTTCAAAAAGCCAGCTCCAAATTATCTGTGTGGAACCAAAACCTTTTCTCTAAAGCTG aCTTATGTCAAACTTCTGGTGGGGTTCAATTGGTAA
- the LOC115697709 gene encoding uncharacterized protein LOC115697709: protein MVLWEITLGTAYFLGLKRTYRLALRIQRRIISSKHPKIRQFVQRRTRAVFDVALKVHHNVQQRDIEVGRNLGNWILRCLDRMKPSAQIRGPLEKSSSSGNSSMTMTKQATNSKSNHVKTPGNNQTSRNQESERHLFSSYKNVWSKPFASITQMRVTNPVGTMTQYRNLCVKGTEGLRSNYLEGRFEGVIRKDIMQWMHQN from the exons ATGGTGCTATGGGAGATCACATTGGGGACGGCCTATTTTCTGGGTTTGAAGCGTACATATAGATTGGCTCTCAGGATTCaaagacgcatcattagttctAAGCATCCAAAGATCCGTCAATTTGTTCAGAG ACGAACCCGTGCTGTATTTGATGTGGCCCTCAAGGTTCACCACAATGTACAACAACGAGACATAGAAGTGGGCCGAAATCTTGGGAATTGGATTTTACGGTGTCTTGATCGGATGAAACCATCAGCTCAGATCCGTGGTCCCCTTGAAAAATCCTCCTCAAGTGGAAACTCAAGCATGACCATGACAAAACAGGCAACAAACTCAAAGTCAAACCATGTCAAAACTCCAGGGAACAACCAAACATCCAGAAATCAAGAATCTGAACGACATCTGTTTTCCTCGTACAAAAATGTGTGGTCCAAACCCTTTGCAAGTATTACACAGATGCGAGTCACAAACCCTGTTGGTACTATGACCCAGTACCGGAACTTGTGTGTCAAAGGCACTGAAGGATTAAGATCAAACTACCTCGAAGGTAGGTTTGAGGGAGTTATTCGGAAGGATATTATGCAATGGATGCATCAAAATTGA
- the LOC115696625 gene encoding uncharacterized protein LOC115696625: MNTLPDNHSIQLTEEEALIHDFDHVSIHPEPQAHSFCLVVKILNPKTIKADWIHKAMKDAWIVRYPFSIFEYHSGMFLVRFGCEGDCRRVMEGQPWYFDHSLMIFAIPDGFDTILPNQLRFIPLWVQVHLIPFGSRSYSLAQFVVDTIGDLIEVHLASLYDAITPFMRVRVLLDTTKPLHRGMNVHFRKLSITKWLKLLYEGIQNYCYHCGKLDHTFNKCKKFLHHCDNNPFPPALATKMPFEPQPSQFTKKAFLSSPLPFLLRNNQLYQML; this comes from the coding sequence ATGAATACCTTGCCTGATAATCATTCCATCCAACTCACGGAAGAAGAAGCTCTTATCCATGACTTTGATCATGTGTCCATCCATCCCGAACCACAAGCCCACTCTTTCTGCTTGGTTGTCAAGATACTCAACCCCAAAACTATCAAAGCTGACTGGATCCACAAAGCCATGAAAGATGCCTGGATTGTCCGCTACCCTTTCTCTATATTTGAGTACCACTCTGGTATGTTCCTGGTTCGATTTGGTTGTGAGGGTGACTGCAGAAGGGTGATGGAGGGCCAGCCTTGGTATTTTGATCACTCTCTCATGATTTTTGCCATCCCAGATGGTTTTGATACCATACTCCCCAATCAGCTTCGTTTCATTCCTCTATGGGTCCAAGTCCATCTTATTCCTTTTGGTTCTCGTTCTTATAGCCTTGCCCAATTTGTTGTTGATACCATCGGTGATCTTATTGAGGTGCACCTTGCCTCTCTCTATGATGCTATTACCCCATTTATGCGTGTTCGTGTTTTGCTTGACACAACCAAACCTCTTCATCGTGGCATGAATGTCCACTTCCGAAAGCTATCTATTACCAAATGGCTTAAACTTCTTTATGAAGGAATCCAGAACTATTGTTACCACTGTGGTAAGCTCGATCACACTTTCAACAAGTGTAAGAAATTTCTTCACCACTGTGATAATAATCCTTTTCCCCCAGCCTTAGCTACAAAGATGCCCTTTGAGCCCCAACCAAGTCAGTTTACAAAAAAAGCATTTTTGAGTTCTCCACTTCCATTCCTTTTGAGGAACAACCAACTCTATCAAATGCTGTGA